The following proteins are encoded in a genomic region of Syntrophotaleaceae bacterium:
- a CDS encoding inorganic phosphate transporter — MSTEFVYVGLGILIVVAFFDIIVGVANDAVNFLNSSFGSRVAPRRVVLGIASLGILLGVTFSSGMMEVARKGIFHPQLFNMPELLTMFLAVMIVDIILLDLFNTYGLPTSTTVSIVFELLGAAVAVSVLKIVQAGESLADIGNYINSDKAFTIIMGILLSVAIAFVCGAIIQFFTRLLFTFDYRKRIKRYGALWGGLAMCSITYFILVKGAKGASFMTMENVAWIKTHTFTLLSIIFLISAAVMLILQLLKINILKPIVLIGTFALAMAFAANDLVNFIGVPLAGLDAFRAAMAADNPLTVGMGALGEKAQTETYVLLIAGIVMVLTLWWSRKAHTVTETEIRLSQQEEGSERFESIFLSRGIVRLFLHVFETVRFTVPPGVRAFINRRMDPAASTIAGAGERPSFDLLRASVNLMVASAVISYGTANKLPLSTTFVTFMVAMGTSFADRAWGRDSAVYRVTGVLTVIGGWFMTAVIAFIFAGLFATVIFYLKGLGVLLLLFIAGALIWNAHRKHRAMAREGQKEKVFNLVAVADARSTVETTFEHMSFLLAEIRESLDTTLDALFRQSFDRLGVERKKVSRIQQWSNIISANVFKSMRLLDQQGLMVSHKYPQAVRRLQKLTDGHRDLVLRAYTHVGNHHKGLLPVQIEELQRVRQMLSDILLETEKTFRERRTANIEGLKAKMTQLRALAAELNVRQVARIHDSSSKTRLSILFYAIVGNAIMLSKQNLELMEIFHQSFSQFEKNNTDNS; from the coding sequence ATGAGTACGGAATTCGTGTATGTCGGGCTCGGCATCCTGATCGTTGTCGCCTTCTTCGACATTATCGTCGGGGTCGCCAATGACGCGGTCAACTTTCTCAACTCCTCCTTCGGATCGAGGGTGGCGCCGAGAAGGGTTGTGCTGGGCATAGCCAGCCTGGGGATCCTGCTCGGTGTGACCTTTTCCAGCGGCATGATGGAAGTGGCCAGAAAAGGGATCTTTCATCCCCAGCTCTTCAATATGCCGGAACTGCTGACCATGTTCCTTGCGGTCATGATTGTCGACATCATCCTGCTCGACCTCTTCAACACCTATGGCCTGCCCACCTCCACCACGGTTTCGATCGTTTTCGAGTTGCTAGGCGCCGCCGTCGCCGTCTCGGTGCTGAAAATCGTGCAGGCAGGGGAAAGCCTGGCCGACATCGGCAACTACATCAATTCGGACAAGGCCTTCACCATCATCATGGGCATTCTGCTCTCGGTGGCCATCGCCTTTGTCTGCGGGGCGATCATCCAGTTTTTCACCCGTCTGCTCTTCACCTTCGATTACCGCAAACGGATTAAGCGTTATGGCGCCCTGTGGGGCGGGCTGGCGATGTGCTCCATAACTTATTTCATCCTGGTCAAGGGCGCCAAGGGCGCATCCTTCATGACCATGGAGAACGTGGCCTGGATCAAGACCCACACCTTCACCCTGCTGTCGATCATCTTCCTGATTTCGGCAGCCGTCATGCTGATCCTGCAGCTCCTTAAAATCAACATTCTCAAACCGATCGTGCTGATCGGCACCTTCGCTCTGGCCATGGCGTTTGCCGCCAACGACCTGGTCAACTTCATCGGCGTGCCCTTGGCCGGCCTGGATGCCTTCCGGGCGGCGATGGCTGCGGACAACCCGCTGACAGTCGGCATGGGGGCTCTGGGGGAGAAGGCGCAGACGGAGACCTACGTCCTGCTGATTGCCGGCATCGTCATGGTCCTGACCCTCTGGTGGTCGAGAAAAGCCCATACCGTGACCGAAACCGAAATCCGCCTCAGCCAGCAGGAGGAGGGGAGCGAGCGGTTCGAATCGATTTTCCTGTCCCGCGGCATCGTTCGGCTGTTTCTGCACGTGTTTGAAACAGTTAGGTTCACCGTGCCACCGGGAGTTCGTGCCTTCATCAACCGGCGCATGGACCCCGCCGCCTCCACCATCGCCGGAGCGGGAGAACGGCCCTCCTTCGATCTGCTGCGTGCGTCGGTCAATCTGATGGTGGCAAGCGCGGTCATTTCCTACGGTACCGCCAACAAGCTGCCGCTTTCGACCACTTTCGTCACTTTCATGGTGGCCATGGGCACCTCCTTTGCCGATCGGGCCTGGGGCCGGGATAGCGCCGTCTATCGCGTGACCGGCGTGCTCACGGTCATCGGCGGGTGGTTTATGACTGCCGTCATCGCCTTCATCTTCGCCGGCCTGTTCGCTACCGTCATCTTCTATCTGAAGGGACTGGGCGTGCTCCTTCTGCTGTTCATCGCCGGAGCTCTGATCTGGAATGCTCATCGGAAACACCGCGCCATGGCTCGGGAAGGGCAAAAGGAGAAGGTTTTCAATCTCGTGGCTGTTGCGGACGCCCGCAGCACGGTGGAGACGACCTTCGAACACATGAGCTTCCTGCTGGCCGAGATCCGCGAATCCCTCGACACCACCCTCGATGCCCTTTTCCGGCAGAGCTTCGACCGGCTGGGCGTCGAACGGAAAAAAGTGAGCAGGATTCAGCAGTGGTCCAACATCATCAGCGCCAACGTCTTCAAGTCGATGCGACTTCTCGATCAGCAGGGGCTGATGGTTTCGCACAAGTATCCGCAGGCCGTGCGCCGCCTGCAGAAGCTCACCGACGGCCATCGCGACCTGGTCCTGCGGGCCTACACCCATGTCGGCAACCATCACAAGGGGCTGCTGCCGGTTCAGATCGAGGAACTGCAGCGGGTTCGGCAGATGCTCAGCGACATTCTGCTCGAAACGGAGAAAACCTTTCGTGAGCGCCGGACCGCCAATATCGAAGGGTTGAAGGCAAAAATGACGCAACTCCGGGCCCTTGCCGCCGAGCTGAATGTTCGGCAGGTGGCCAGGATTCACGACAGCTCCTCCAAAACCCGTCTGAGCATCCTTTTCTATGCGATCGTCGGCAACGCCATCATGCTGTCCAAGCAGAACCTGGAACTGATGGAAATTTTCCACCAGTCCTTCAGTCAATTCGAAAAGAACAACACGGATAATTCCTGA